TGGTGAAAGGTTACTTGCTGAAGAAATTAAGATTTATGATATAATTTGAAAAGATAAATTGGAAAGAGAGGTACATAGATGAAAGCGATTTTTATCACGCTTGAAGGTCCAGATGGTTCAGGAAAAACAAGTACAATCAATTTATTACAAGAAAAAATGATGCAAGCAGGGCTGGATTTTATTAAAACACGTGAACCAGGTGGAAGTCCAATTTCTGAAAAAGTTCGGGAAGTTGTCCTTGGCATCGGAAATGAAATAATGGATCCGAAAACAGAGGCCTTACTTATTGCAGGTGCGCGCAGACAACATGTTGTAGAAACGATTCGCCCAGCGCTTTTGAACGGGCAGATTGTCTTATGCGATCGTTTTATTGATAGTTCACTTGCCTATCAAGGAGCTGGACGTGAAATTGGCATTGAAGCCGTTTTAGATATTAATTTATTTGCTGTTGAAGAAACAATCCCTGATGTGACATATTACCTCGATGTTCCTGCTGCTGTTGGATTAGAGCGTATTGCTGCCAACCAAAAGCGCGAAGTGAATCGCCTTGATAAGGAAAATATTACTTTTCATCAAAAAGTAGTTCAAGGTTATAAACAAATTATCAAGATGTTTCCAGAACGCTTTGTTTGCATTCAGGCCACAAGATCGCCAAATGAGATAGCAGATATCATATTAGAGGATATTTTAAAAAGAATAAAAGATTAGCAAAACAGGTAGGCAAATTAGTAAAGCTATTGTTTATTTTTTGCTATAATAAGAAAAATATAGAAAGGGATGTGAAAAATGAAACTAGTTCTTGCAATTGTTCAAGACCAAGATAGTAATCGCCTTTCCGATGCTTTAACAAAAAATAATTTCGGTGCAACAAAACTTGCAACAACAGGTGGATTTTTAAAAGCTGGAAATACCACTTTTATCGTTGGGACAGAAGATGAACGTGTCGATGAGGTTTTAGGAATTATTCGCGAAAATTGTAAGGCCCGCGAACAAATTATGACACCTTCAGCTTCACTTGGTGTAACCGTTGATACGTATGTACCTTATCCAATTGAAGTTCAGGTAGGTGGCGCAACCGTCTTTGTTGTACCTGTTGAAAACTTTCATCATTTTTAAAATAGCAGCGGATCAGATAAAAAACCCCTTAATGCTTTCAAAGCATTAAGGGGTTTTTTTGCAAAAACTTAGATAAACGTACTTTTCCTCAGGTCTATCATAATCGGTTTTTTTGAAACAAGCACACCAACCTTTTGGAGGTTTTTTAGTTCAGATAAGATACTTGCACGGCTAGCATTTAGATATTTAGCAAGAAAAGTTATATTGATGAAAGTTGGAAAGGTTATGGTGAAATCTTTAATTTCTAAATTTAAATCAATTGCAATATCTGCTAATTCTTTAATAAATTTGATTCTCATGCTTGTCTTAGTGTATTGATGAAGGCAATTAATGTCTAATAAGATATCAATTAATCTATCTATTATGTACCGCTGTATAGGCTCTTGAGCCATATTTAAAAGCAAATATTCCCGATCAATTTCTAAATAACTTCCATGCTCTAGCCCCGTAGCTTTGTACTCGATAATTCTTCTTGTTTTTATATTAGTAGAGATCTCTTCAACCCCAAATAGGCTTCCAGTTTTGAGGATATTATTAATTGTCCATTCCCCGTAAGGTGTTTTTATTTCTATCATGGCAGTTCCCGTTACCATTAATCCAATCATATTATTTCTATTTTCTGTATCAAAAAAATAAAAACTCTCCTTTGAAGTAAAATCTTTTTTTGTTACTTCGTTAATTTTTGGATCATCTGCTGCAAACAGAAAATAACTTATAAAATCCATTCTTAATCCATCTCCTAAGTAAAATATTTTTAGTTATGTTTATATTATATACCTATAAAGCAGTAATTTTTTATTTTTTTAAGGAATTTTTATAAAAAAATAAATCGTTTTATGAATATAACGATTTATTTTCTATTTAATATTTTTTTAATAATAATAAGTTAATGGCCATATAAAATACATAAATATCAGAACAAAATGAACTTTTAATACACTTACTTGTTTTTCGAAAAAAGTATACTTAACTTAAGTACAATAACAATCCTTTCTAAATGGATAAGGAGGTGTATTTTATGTAAAAGCGTGAATTTTACCTTACCCCTTTAGCCTTGTGAGAAACTTAAAAAAAAATTTGAATGAAGAGGAGATGGACATATTGAAGAAATTTTTTATTAAGGGATTGATATTGGTTGCAGCACTATCCTTGGTATTTTCGTATTTACCAGTTAATAAAGCAGAAGCGGCAGAATACTATGTAGATACGGTAATTAAGCGAATGGAAGCTAGAGAAAAAGCTGCTAGACAAACGGGTAAACCAGTCAACATGACAGAACAATTGCTAGATGGTTGGTTCATTTCGAAATATCATGAGTTTGTTGATCGTAAACTCAATGCACAGTTAAATCGATTAGTTAACTGGTATCGTGATAATAATCGTAACAATGATTATAGGAACATTGAACGAATGGTAGGGTTAACGCTTAAGCAAAAAGGTAATGTCAATAACACTAAAGTTGATTTAAACACTGCCGAAAAAGAAAACATATACAATGCGCCAGATAATACGTATACAAATGAGGGGCCTACTCCGATAACTCGTCTTACAGCTTCTTACCAAAAGAAATATACACAAACAAAAAGTACAACTTTAACAAACGGAATGAACGCGACATTCGGGTATAAATTTACTTCAACAGTAGGCGTTCCTGGTACTGGATCAACTGGGCATGAGCTTAGCTTTACTTTAGGCTACAACATGAATAAATCTGAAACAAATACTGTAACAGAAGAAAGAACATATACCGTTCCAAGCCAAACAATCACAGTAGCTCCATATAAAAAAGTAAGAGTAATTGAAAGCTTAGATCTTTATTCTCAAGGTGGTAAACAGTTTATGAAAGGGGATTTTGAAGTAAAATTCAATGATCACGAGATTGTGGACAAACTTTATAAACCTGGATATCGTCAAACGGACTTTAATACAATTAGTTATGGTATCAATAAGCTTGATAAAGCGAATAGAGTACCAGTTCCACGTACGTTCAAAGACTTTATTGGCGGAAACAAAATTGTTGATGCATCAAATATGAACCTAAATCTAGAAGGAGAATTTAATATTAAGGGAACAGCTGTAGTGCATAACATTACAACACAAGAACTTGATTTAAATGGAAAACCTACTGGAAAAATAAACACAGTTAGTAAAAAAATAGAGAAATAAAACGAGACGAGGCATAAACGAAAGACCTTAGTGGGAAGTCGCTTGTGTTTAAGAGAATTGATAGAATTCAGAAATGTTCATTCACATAATCGCTAAAAGATGTCAGTCATCAGATACAAGTCTATTCAACCTTTTAAATGTAAGCGCCTTCCTTAGTATGATGTACTTAAACATAGGTATCGATACTATATTTTCCCTAAAAAATATAGTTCAGTCGTTTTATGTCTCGCTCTCATTTTTAATGAGTTATATGTTCATTTTTTGGCCAACGTAAATTGCAGTGCTGTTTAATTTAT
This DNA window, taken from Listeria sp. PSOL-1, encodes the following:
- the tmk gene encoding dTMP kinase, giving the protein MKAIFITLEGPDGSGKTSTINLLQEKMMQAGLDFIKTREPGGSPISEKVREVVLGIGNEIMDPKTEALLIAGARRQHVVETIRPALLNGQIVLCDRFIDSSLAYQGAGREIGIEAVLDINLFAVEETIPDVTYYLDVPAAVGLERIAANQKREVNRLDKENITFHQKVVQGYKQIIKMFPERFVCIQATRSPNEIADIILEDILKRIKD
- a CDS encoding cyclic-di-AMP receptor, encoding MKLVLAIVQDQDSNRLSDALTKNNFGATKLATTGGFLKAGNTTFIVGTEDERVDEVLGIIRENCKAREQIMTPSASLGVTVDTYVPYPIEVQVGGATVFVVPVENFHHF
- a CDS encoding Crp/Fnr family transcriptional regulator; translated protein: MDFISYFLFAADDPKINEVTKKDFTSKESFYFFDTENRNNMIGLMVTGTAMIEIKTPYGEWTINNILKTGSLFGVEEISTNIKTRRIIEYKATGLEHGSYLEIDREYLLLNMAQEPIQRYIIDRLIDILLDINCLHQYTKTSMRIKFIKELADIAIDLNLEIKDFTITFPTFINITFLAKYLNASRASILSELKNLQKVGVLVSKKPIMIDLRKSTFI
- a CDS encoding ETX/MTX2 family pore-forming toxin — translated: MKKFFIKGLILVAALSLVFSYLPVNKAEAAEYYVDTVIKRMEAREKAARQTGKPVNMTEQLLDGWFISKYHEFVDRKLNAQLNRLVNWYRDNNRNNDYRNIERMVGLTLKQKGNVNNTKVDLNTAEKENIYNAPDNTYTNEGPTPITRLTASYQKKYTQTKSTTLTNGMNATFGYKFTSTVGVPGTGSTGHELSFTLGYNMNKSETNTVTEERTYTVPSQTITVAPYKKVRVIESLDLYSQGGKQFMKGDFEVKFNDHEIVDKLYKPGYRQTDFNTISYGINKLDKANRVPVPRTFKDFIGGNKIVDASNMNLNLEGEFNIKGTAVVHNITTQELDLNGKPTGKINTVSKKIEK